From Chryseobacterium joostei, the proteins below share one genomic window:
- a CDS encoding DUF2480 family protein → MNTQTFVNKAEASGIIAFDFLDYKPTTEIVELDIKDHLFMGMIVKEKEFKESIAALDYSVYNEKAVGIICSTDAIIPPWAYMLIMEKLSPYAVYVDLNNAETILLDLWKRRITYADLKHYKNQKVVVRAHTHHDSALYLLATGLLKPLVKSLMYGEIGLPKVIFKN, encoded by the coding sequence ATGAACACGCAAACTTTTGTCAATAAAGCAGAGGCCTCCGGTATTATTGCTTTTGACTTTTTAGACTATAAACCCACTACAGAAATCGTAGAGCTAGATATCAAGGATCATCTTTTTATGGGAATGATTGTCAAAGAAAAGGAGTTTAAAGAATCAATTGCTGCATTGGACTATTCTGTATACAACGAAAAAGCAGTGGGAATTATTTGTTCTACTGATGCTATCATTCCGCCGTGGGCCTATATGCTGATTATGGAAAAATTATCTCCTTATGCTGTTTATGTAGATTTAAACAATGCTGAAACAATTCTGCTTGACCTCTGGAAGCGCAGGATCACCTATGCAGATCTGAAACACTATAAAAATCAAAAAGTTGTAGTTAGAGCACATACCCATCATGACTCAGCACTTTACTTATTGGCAACCGGACTTCTAAAACCTCTGGTCAAAAGCCTGATGTACGGCGAGATAGGTTTACCAAAAGTAATTTTCAAAAACTAA
- a CDS encoding RNA polymerase sigma factor, which produces MNVTDSTLLKKIKSGDRPAFTLLYDRYWDNLYRFVFVRTKDKEASEELLQNLWMKILENPDTIQTDETESAKGYLLRHLHYRILDYYNSYKKAPPTLSIDEFETPEELNISDTEYFEIIEENEISTLLSMIDEVVSQLPATEQQVYDMRIRQNMSVNETAEALGISNKTVSNKLSKALNEVREQLNPEYQSSKKLVSILMLMEILTRY; this is translated from the coding sequence ATGAACGTAACAGACTCTACTTTATTAAAGAAAATAAAATCAGGCGATCGCCCTGCATTCACGCTGTTGTATGACCGATACTGGGATAATCTGTACCGCTTTGTCTTTGTACGAACCAAGGATAAGGAAGCCTCCGAGGAACTTCTTCAAAATCTTTGGATGAAGATCCTTGAAAATCCAGATACGATACAAACGGATGAAACTGAAAGTGCAAAAGGCTACCTTCTTCGTCACCTTCATTATCGGATTCTTGATTACTATAACAGCTATAAAAAAGCACCTCCTACCCTAAGCATTGACGAGTTTGAAACTCCGGAGGAACTTAATATTTCTGATACGGAATACTTTGAAATTATTGAGGAAAATGAAATTTCTACCTTATTATCTATGATTGATGAGGTAGTCTCACAACTCCCTGCAACAGAACAGCAGGTATATGACATGAGAATCCGACAGAATATGTCTGTAAATGAAACCGCAGAAGCCTTGGGAATAAGCAATAAAACGGTGAGCAATAAACTAAGTAAAGCCCTCAATGAAGTACGGGAACAGCTAAATCCGGAATACCAGTCTTCCAAAAAACTGGTATCTATTCTTATGCTGATGGAGATATTGACAAGGTATTAG
- a CDS encoding TonB-dependent receptor, translated as MRSLKCGFTIAALFFTVAAEAQELVQKVSFSVPASRPLIEVLEDFAGKTGMRLAYSKVDIKELRVKGVKCENSTINGCLKDITSGLPVVFRLHGDLISIKYEGGNVSIPGNGRISGKIVDEVGNPIAGAEVNIAGKTVVTDNNGNFSTDLPSGIYNLTIKAAKYNTLRVERLSILNKETNAVSFALNRASDKITDIKEVVVTATRKADTQAGLLAQQKKAAQMSDGISAEQIAKTPDNDVGGTLKRVTGITTIDNKYVVVRSMGERWNTAAMDGINLPSTEAYNQNFSFDIIPTAMVESVVVSKSATPDMNANFAGGYVEVRTKDIPNENFTTVSMGTSYNDQAAFKDFLTRKRGKYDYFGYDDGTRDFPKGLEPMNWNNPMFFEQSKQFTNDNFTTYRTKGDMGSNLQLALGRTYPLKNNNKWGFAGAFIIRNEQNKLDIDHTGRGNWMDTTGVPDANGKIPFYNFKNSGVSYNYNSTVAGMLNFGLQLNKTRISFRNSYTHIYDNTLTRVTGWNEYSSGSALPANAELAYNYFYHGIIPNNDPSQIKSLDAPYTDNANYPVYQSFLQNKLEGNHKTGNMEINWFAARTGVTSDTKDYTLHQALYRFMGNEILSYHNINNSSSDFARGYIENKETDYNYGASFKLNLDRENFKNDIKIGYAGASKFNTNQQQKFLLRVDENREVSNPNILIMYGPLSEWFNGSHYVPGGIGWQTRPLYKNEKYEGEVDQHAAYVMFDNRWKNKFRLVWGLRAEYFRYDLISQQLDPNDSRNFSKSGIDDKPWQWMPSANFTYSPTNKMNLRLAYSKTVIRPQFNERTGLPYFDPIANGQIFNTQMVSSVVNNYDFKFEWFPGLGEIFSAGIYYKDIDRPIEREGYISSEGNLYLYNGNSKNAKLKGFEVEVRKNLGFIIPDSFLSKLFISGNFTYNDTKVIAFKDREKTKDEDATYEVGRPLYGQTPYAYNLGLMFDGERLGASFLYNAKGDQYMTVGYAYSGEEIQRPYAVADAQISYKFLRNRNLELKLNVRNLFNRVREYYNNYNSYLNEKDGGSTVGTYRESLALLPGATDKYDKDIDKILFRAYSGRIFGLSVGYTF; from the coding sequence ATGAGAAGTTTGAAATGTGGTTTTACCATAGCAGCCTTATTTTTTACCGTTGCAGCAGAAGCACAGGAATTGGTTCAGAAAGTTTCATTTTCTGTTCCTGCAAGCCGACCGTTGATTGAAGTTTTGGAGGACTTTGCCGGAAAAACAGGTATGAGACTGGCTTATTCAAAAGTAGATATTAAAGAGCTAAGGGTAAAAGGCGTAAAATGTGAAAATTCTACAATCAATGGCTGTCTGAAAGACATTACCAGTGGACTTCCTGTAGTATTTAGGTTACATGGAGACCTTATTTCCATAAAATATGAGGGTGGCAATGTTTCTATACCGGGAAACGGACGTATTTCCGGGAAAATAGTAGATGAGGTGGGAAACCCTATTGCAGGGGCGGAAGTTAATATTGCGGGAAAAACTGTAGTGACAGACAACAACGGTAATTTTTCAACGGATCTCCCATCAGGAATCTATAATTTAACGATAAAAGCAGCCAAATACAATACCCTTCGGGTAGAAAGGTTATCTATCCTCAATAAGGAAACAAATGCGGTATCGTTCGCTCTGAATAGGGCTTCTGATAAAATTACAGACATTAAGGAAGTGGTAGTTACAGCCACGAGAAAGGCAGATACCCAGGCAGGATTATTGGCCCAGCAGAAAAAGGCAGCCCAAATGAGTGACGGGATCTCTGCTGAACAGATTGCAAAAACACCGGATAATGATGTAGGTGGTACATTAAAAAGGGTAACGGGAATTACGACCATAGATAATAAATACGTTGTTGTACGATCTATGGGAGAACGTTGGAATACAGCTGCCATGGATGGGATCAATTTACCGAGTACAGAGGCATATAACCAGAATTTTTCATTCGATATTATTCCTACGGCAATGGTAGAAAGCGTAGTGGTAAGCAAATCTGCAACACCTGATATGAATGCCAATTTTGCAGGAGGGTATGTAGAGGTGAGAACCAAAGATATTCCCAACGAGAACTTTACTACGGTAAGCATGGGAACTTCTTACAATGATCAGGCTGCTTTCAAAGATTTCCTGACCCGTAAGCGTGGAAAATATGATTATTTCGGATATGATGATGGAACAAGAGATTTTCCCAAGGGGCTTGAACCTATGAACTGGAACAATCCTATGTTTTTTGAACAGTCTAAGCAGTTCACCAATGATAATTTTACAACCTACCGAACAAAAGGTGATATGGGATCTAATTTACAGTTGGCTTTAGGAAGAACATATCCCCTTAAAAATAATAATAAATGGGGTTTTGCAGGAGCTTTTATCATCAGAAACGAACAGAATAAGCTGGATATAGACCATACAGGAAGAGGAAACTGGATGGATACTACCGGCGTACCGGATGCCAACGGAAAAATACCTTTTTATAATTTTAAAAACTCAGGGGTATCTTATAATTACAATTCAACGGTAGCCGGAATGCTAAATTTTGGTTTACAGCTCAATAAAACCAGAATATCATTCCGTAACTCTTATACCCATATTTATGACAATACACTGACAAGGGTTACAGGATGGAACGAATATTCTAGTGGAAGTGCCCTTCCTGCTAATGCAGAGCTTGCCTATAATTACTTTTACCACGGAATTATTCCGAATAATGATCCGTCACAGATTAAATCTTTAGATGCTCCTTATACAGACAATGCGAATTATCCTGTTTATCAGTCATTTTTGCAAAATAAACTGGAAGGAAACCATAAGACAGGAAATATGGAAATCAACTGGTTTGCAGCCAGAACAGGAGTTACTTCAGATACCAAGGATTATACTTTACATCAGGCTTTATATCGTTTCATGGGTAATGAAATCCTAAGCTATCATAATATTAATAACTCCTCAAGTGATTTTGCAAGAGGGTATATTGAAAATAAGGAAACCGACTACAACTATGGAGCGTCCTTTAAGCTGAACCTCGACAGGGAAAATTTTAAAAATGATATTAAGATAGGATATGCCGGTGCTTCCAAATTCAATACCAACCAGCAACAGAAATTTCTGCTCCGGGTAGATGAAAACAGGGAGGTTTCAAATCCTAATATTTTAATCATGTATGGCCCTCTTTCCGAATGGTTCAATGGTTCTCATTATGTACCGGGAGGAATCGGTTGGCAAACCAGACCTCTTTATAAAAACGAAAAGTATGAGGGAGAAGTTGATCAGCATGCTGCCTATGTGATGTTTGATAACCGTTGGAAAAATAAATTCAGATTGGTTTGGGGACTAAGGGCAGAATATTTCAGATATGATCTTATTTCTCAGCAGCTAGACCCAAATGATTCCAGAAATTTTTCCAAATCCGGTATCGATGATAAACCATGGCAATGGATGCCCTCGGCCAATTTTACTTACAGCCCTACCAATAAAATGAATCTGAGGCTGGCTTACAGTAAGACCGTTATCCGTCCTCAGTTTAATGAAAGAACAGGGTTGCCTTATTTTGATCCGATCGCCAATGGACAAATTTTCAACACACAAATGGTTTCTTCTGTAGTCAATAACTATGATTTTAAATTTGAGTGGTTTCCGGGATTAGGAGAGATATTTTCTGCAGGAATATATTATAAAGACATAGATCGTCCTATAGAACGTGAGGGATATATTTCCAGCGAGGGAAATTTGTATCTGTACAATGGAAATTCAAAAAATGCAAAGCTGAAAGGATTTGAAGTAGAGGTAAGAAAAAACTTGGGCTTTATTATACCGGATTCTTTTTTGTCAAAGCTTTTCATAAGCGGAAATTTTACTTACAATGATACTAAGGTAATTGCCTTTAAAGACAGGGAAAAAACAAAGGATGAAGATGCAACCTACGAAGTGGGAAGACCTCTTTACGGACAAACTCCTTATGCCTATAACCTAGGATTGATGTTTGATGGGGAGAGGCTGGGAGCAAGCTTTTTGTACAATGCAAAAGGAGATCAGTATATGACGGTAGGATATGCCTATAGCGGAGAAGAAATACAACGTCCATACGCCGTGGCAGATGCACAGATTTCATATAAATTTTTAAGAAACAGAAACCTTGAACTGAAATTGAATGTCAGAAACCTATTCAATAGGGTAAGGGAATATTACAACAATTATAATTCTTATCTGAATGAGAAAGACGGTGGAAGTACGGTAGGAACCTACAGAGAATCCTTGGCACTTTTACCAGGTGCTACCGATAAATATGATAAGGATATTGATAAAATCTTATTCCGTGCATATAGCGGAAGAATATTCGGGCTAAGTGTGGGTTATACATTTTAA
- a CDS encoding HAD-IA family hydrolase produces MVLKAVIFDMDGVLVDSEGFWAKAELDVFSSYGVQVTDELATQTKYMTTKEVTEFWHGKFPWENLDVPTVEQEVVSKVIEFIQSEDCTMSGIQQFITNLKNKDYKIGLATNAPLRVADAVLEKLQLRELFDSVHSSEFEELGKPHPAVYLTSAKKLGVSPEHCIAIEDSHSGLRAASRYENHRFYE; encoded by the coding sequence ATGGTTTTAAAAGCAGTAATATTTGACATGGATGGGGTTCTTGTGGATTCGGAGGGTTTTTGGGCCAAGGCTGAGCTGGATGTTTTTTCTTCCTATGGCGTTCAGGTCACGGATGAGCTGGCAACACAGACCAAATACATGACCACGAAAGAGGTTACGGAATTCTGGCATGGAAAGTTTCCCTGGGAAAATCTGGATGTACCTACTGTAGAGCAGGAAGTTGTTTCTAAGGTTATAGAGTTTATACAATCCGAAGACTGTACCATGTCCGGCATACAGCAATTTATTACAAACCTTAAAAATAAGGATTATAAGATAGGATTAGCAACTAATGCGCCTTTACGCGTAGCTGATGCTGTTCTTGAAAAGCTTCAATTACGGGAATTATTTGACAGCGTTCACTCCTCGGAATTTGAAGAGCTGGGAAAACCACATCCGGCTGTATATCTTACCTCAGCTAAAAAGCTTGGCGTATCTCCGGAACATTGCATAGCCATTGAAGACAGTCATTCCGGGCTTCGGGCTGCAAGCCGGTATGAGAACCATCGTTTTTACGAATGA
- a CDS encoding T9SS-dependent choice-of-anchor J family protein — protein sequence MKKLILLSIVLVSQAAAAQFQIWSNSFETADDLQGWTIHDLNNNGNKWVQGKNIYHNGTSMVLGTSGSLRYSISLVPSGTAASFNTENDWIISPEIDLSSAGGSIMLAAYVARQRASQASVARDLYIYVSTPEKPVPALSDFQSLAVDANGNDLPNPYKIQGGYTNNPFPTDVTQFVESTVDLSAFAGKKIYIGIWSNRKALGNNIQNINIDEMAIYATLSLNTKDVKKKENLTKIVENPVKENLQLQLNPALKENITMINIYNRAGQKVSATQYSKSMKVAALSTGVYIVEVTDGKITERLNFIKK from the coding sequence ATGAAAAAATTAATTTTACTATCTATTGTATTGGTTTCACAGGCAGCTGCTGCGCAGTTTCAGATATGGAGCAATTCATTTGAAACAGCTGATGATCTTCAGGGATGGACGATTCATGATTTAAATAATAACGGGAACAAATGGGTTCAGGGAAAAAACATTTACCATAACGGAACATCAATGGTATTGGGAACTTCAGGATCACTTCGTTATTCCATAAGCTTAGTTCCATCAGGTACTGCTGCCAGTTTCAATACAGAAAATGACTGGATCATTTCGCCAGAGATTGATTTATCCTCAGCCGGAGGAAGTATTATGCTGGCTGCTTACGTAGCAAGGCAGAGAGCAAGTCAGGCTTCAGTTGCCAGAGATCTTTATATCTACGTGAGTACTCCGGAAAAGCCGGTTCCGGCCTTGTCAGATTTCCAGTCACTTGCCGTAGATGCCAATGGGAATGATCTTCCTAATCCGTATAAAATACAGGGAGGATACACCAATAATCCATTTCCAACGGATGTTACTCAGTTTGTAGAAAGTACTGTAGACCTGTCTGCTTTTGCAGGAAAGAAAATTTACATAGGGATATGGTCAAACAGAAAAGCACTAGGGAACAATATTCAGAATATTAATATAGATGAAATGGCTATTTATGCTACATTATCTTTAAACACAAAGGATGTAAAAAAGAAAGAAAATCTTACTAAAATAGTAGAAAATCCGGTAAAAGAAAACCTACAGTTACAGCTTAATCCGGCATTGAAAGAAAATATAACAATGATCAATATCTACAATAGAGCAGGTCAGAAAGTGAGTGCCACTCAGTATTCCAAATCTATGAAGGTAGCAGCTTTATCTACAGGAGTATATATTGTGGAGGTTACTGACGGAAAGATCACAGAAAGGTTGAATTTTATTAAGAAATAA
- a CDS encoding 4Fe-4S dicluster domain-containing protein: MAIKITDACINCGACEPECPNSAIYEGAIDWRWQDKTKLSGNVTFPDGTEVDASAFNEAVSDEVYYIVSGKCTECKGFHEEPQCKAVCPVDCCVDDPDHRETEEVLLSRQRFLHN; the protein is encoded by the coding sequence ATGGCTATAAAAATAACTGATGCCTGTATCAATTGTGGGGCCTGCGAACCTGAATGTCCTAATTCAGCCATTTACGAAGGGGCAATCGACTGGCGTTGGCAAGACAAGACAAAGCTTTCCGGAAATGTCACATTTCCTGATGGTACAGAGGTAGATGCCAGTGCCTTTAATGAGGCTGTTTCTGATGAAGTCTACTATATTGTATCCGGAAAATGTACTGAATGCAAAGGCTTTCATGAGGAGCCACAATGCAAAGCCGTATGTCCTGTAGATTGTTGCGTTGATGATCCTGATCATCGGGAAACGGAAGAGGTTTTACTGAGCCGACAGAGGTTTTTACATAACTAA
- a CDS encoding superoxide dismutase, translated as MKPFTLPQLSYAYDALEPFIDINTMTIHHQRHHQAYVDNLNAALEQTNETNPDLDSLLQRISEYSPAVRNNGGGHYNHSLFWEILSPQPKLNPEGKLNNDIISSFGSLENLKAEMKKAGLGQFGSGWVWLFVKFNGSLAISSTPNQDNPMMDVLSMNRGFPILGIDVWEHAYYLAYQNKRADYLDSFWSVLDWASVEKKYEEALSKIR; from the coding sequence ATGAAACCATTTACACTACCCCAATTATCCTATGCGTATGATGCTCTGGAACCATTTATAGATATAAATACAATGACCATTCACCACCAGCGTCATCATCAGGCGTACGTAGATAATCTAAATGCTGCCCTGGAACAAACCAATGAAACCAATCCTGATCTTGACTCATTATTGCAAAGAATAAGTGAATACAGTCCTGCAGTGAGAAATAATGGTGGTGGTCACTATAACCACTCTTTATTTTGGGAAATCCTGTCTCCACAACCTAAGCTGAATCCTGAAGGAAAGCTTAATAACGATATTATTTCAAGCTTTGGAAGTCTTGAGAATCTGAAAGCAGAAATGAAGAAAGCTGGATTAGGGCAATTCGGTTCCGGATGGGTTTGGCTTTTTGTAAAATTCAATGGTTCTCTTGCCATAAGCTCCACTCCCAATCAGGATAATCCTATGATGGATGTACTTTCGATGAACAGAGGCTTTCCAATCCTTGGGATAGACGTTTGGGAACATGCTTACTACTTAGCCTACCAGAATAAAAGAGCAGACTATCTGGATTCTTTCTGGTCCGTGTTAGATTGGGCTTCAGTAGAAAAAAAATACGAAGAAGCGCTTTCAAAAATAAGATAA
- a CDS encoding S41 family peptidase, which produces MIAILMSCTNNDENIPAFPEGSTESVNVWVQDSMKRYYYWADQMPAKPDYHLPVKDFFKSLLSSQDRFSFIVNTEDSSSYPRSIRNMYGFDYTVLQLANGEVVTVIKLVLKNSPAFNAGLERGMIITKINGKTVTAANAETMTASMKDFTVLDLTLGDWKNGTITDEKEVKVYYGLSLEQPILSRIFEKNGKKVGYLYIYDFPDGMTSVFNQKFAEFKAAGVQELILDLRYNYGGSVSAAAALCSLIPSGISSGSSFILFKGNKNGGQVKRTFAQQIAYDPKALDFNTLRANALGLSKVYILTSNSTASAAEIVINNLKPYLQVIQIGNTTLGKDMAGFTVEDRRKPKHISWQIHPVIYKVFNADGSGEYSNGISPQITVNEYAELPLLPLGDPDETLISSVLNGTYLKSAGHDGLEKDVKILYQSDLNFMQGQK; this is translated from the coding sequence ATGATAGCCATTCTAATGTCCTGCACAAACAATGATGAAAATATTCCTGCTTTTCCTGAGGGAAGCACAGAATCTGTCAATGTTTGGGTACAGGACAGCATGAAGCGCTACTATTACTGGGCAGATCAGATGCCTGCCAAACCTGACTATCATCTTCCGGTAAAAGATTTTTTTAAAAGTCTGCTGTCTTCTCAGGATCGGTTTTCATTTATTGTAAATACCGAAGACTCTTCCAGCTATCCACGCTCCATTAGAAATATGTATGGTTTCGATTATACGGTTCTTCAGCTGGCCAACGGGGAAGTAGTTACAGTGATTAAATTGGTTCTTAAAAACTCTCCTGCATTCAATGCCGGGCTGGAACGGGGAATGATTATCACCAAAATCAATGGAAAAACCGTGACAGCGGCCAATGCAGAAACCATGACCGCTTCCATGAAAGATTTCACGGTGCTGGATCTTACGCTGGGAGACTGGAAAAATGGAACCATTACCGATGAAAAGGAAGTTAAGGTGTATTATGGCTTATCTCTCGAACAACCTATATTATCCAGAATATTTGAAAAAAACGGTAAAAAGGTAGGCTACCTTTATATCTATGATTTTCCGGATGGAATGACTTCCGTGTTCAATCAAAAATTTGCAGAGTTTAAGGCTGCCGGCGTACAGGAACTGATTCTGGATCTTCGGTACAACTATGGCGGATCTGTATCTGCCGCTGCTGCACTTTGTTCACTGATTCCTTCAGGTATTTCTTCAGGTTCATCATTCATTCTGTTTAAAGGAAATAAAAATGGCGGTCAGGTAAAAAGAACATTTGCCCAGCAGATTGCCTATGATCCAAAAGCTCTTGATTTTAATACTTTGCGAGCCAATGCTTTGGGATTAAGTAAAGTCTATATTCTGACTTCAAACAGTACGGCATCAGCTGCAGAAATAGTGATTAATAACTTAAAGCCTTACTTGCAGGTTATTCAAATAGGGAATACAACCCTAGGAAAAGACATGGCAGGATTTACAGTAGAAGATAGACGGAAGCCAAAACATATTTCATGGCAGATTCATCCGGTAATTTATAAAGTATTTAATGCCGATGGATCTGGGGAATATAGCAACGGAATCTCACCACAGATTACAGTGAATGAATATGCTGAGCTGCCATTATTACCTTTAGGCGATCCTGATGAAACCCTCATCTCATCTGTTCTTAACGGCACGTATCTAAAGTCAGCAGGTCATGATGGACTGGAAAAAGACGTGAAGATTTTGTACCAGAGTGACTTGAATTTTATGCAGGGGCAGAAGTAG
- a CDS encoding FecR family protein has translation MKHFNYKNIEAFVFRLWTREVSGEATSEKEKELLAQWKINAEQDLDAVHMKESKERVLSGLEPYFTSSDTTISIVGLKRYPYQIAAAIILLFSLGGFFTYHTFIKPDIYITESGERIVHLQDGSMVTLLPGAELTVSKSFPASTRVVNLKGDAIFSVAKSKTHPFIVYADGFSTKVLGTVFKISQSGKRKAVDLYEGKVAVSSAGVPVSFLMPNQKWTNFGIAHTTAVISFAPDKTSGKQTSELLSLSFNDVPLKEVITVLEGNYNTKIYYPKEIENKKITADFTGGTVGENIESLAFILGFEVQKKDNTYLLKK, from the coding sequence ATGAAACATTTTAACTATAAAAATATTGAGGCCTTTGTTTTCAGACTTTGGACACGTGAAGTCTCAGGGGAAGCCACTTCTGAAAAAGAAAAAGAACTTTTAGCACAATGGAAGATCAATGCCGAGCAAGATCTGGATGCTGTTCATATGAAAGAATCCAAAGAAAGAGTGCTGTCCGGTTTGGAGCCTTATTTTACATCATCAGATACAACCATTTCTATAGTAGGTTTAAAAAGATATCCCTACCAAATTGCAGCCGCAATCATTCTGCTTTTTTCGCTGGGAGGATTCTTTACTTATCATACATTCATTAAGCCGGATATTTATATTACCGAATCTGGGGAGCGTATTGTTCATTTGCAAGACGGATCTATGGTAACCTTATTACCGGGGGCAGAGCTTACCGTATCAAAATCATTTCCTGCCTCTACCAGAGTGGTTAATTTAAAAGGAGATGCTATTTTTTCTGTAGCAAAATCAAAGACACATCCTTTTATTGTATATGCAGACGGTTTCAGTACCAAGGTATTGGGAACGGTATTTAAAATCTCTCAATCCGGGAAGAGAAAAGCAGTAGATCTTTATGAGGGTAAGGTTGCTGTATCTTCTGCAGGAGTTCCTGTTTCGTTCCTTATGCCTAATCAGAAATGGACCAATTTCGGGATTGCTCATACCACTGCTGTTATTTCGTTTGCACCGGATAAAACTTCCGGAAAGCAGACTTCTGAGTTATTATCCTTGAGTTTTAACGATGTGCCTTTAAAAGAAGTGATTACAGTTTTGGAAGGGAACTATAATACAAAAATTTATTACCCGAAAGAAATTGAAAATAAAAAGATCACTGCCGATTTTACAGGGGGAACAGTCGGTGAGAATATTGAATCATTGGCCTTTATATTGGGCTTCGAAGTTCAGAAAAAAGACAATACATACCTCCTAAAAAAGTAA
- a CDS encoding helix-turn-helix transcriptional regulator, whose translation MKKPAADRILMFLKMRGEATALLISEELSITKEGARKHLLNLAEGGLIEPIVKSEGVGRPSTYYILTEKGMAQFPDTHAEVTVQLLKSVKNLLGENALDLLISDREKNTHERYEKAISKTKSLEQRLDVLAEARSKEGYMAEWKKEGKDYFLIENHCPICAAATECQGFCRAELSNFQSLIGKDYTVERIDHIISGGQRCVYKISQ comes from the coding sequence ATGAAGAAGCCGGCAGCAGACCGCATTCTGATGTTTTTAAAGATGAGAGGAGAGGCGACTGCGCTCCTGATTTCCGAGGAACTGTCTATTACAAAGGAGGGTGCGAGAAAACATTTACTGAATCTTGCGGAGGGTGGATTGATTGAACCTATCGTGAAAAGTGAAGGGGTGGGTCGCCCATCCACTTATTATATTCTTACTGAAAAGGGAATGGCTCAATTTCCGGACACGCATGCTGAGGTAACGGTTCAGCTTCTGAAATCTGTGAAAAATCTTTTAGGAGAAAATGCATTGGATTTACTGATCAGTGATAGAGAAAAGAATACCCATGAACGCTATGAAAAGGCTATTTCCAAGACAAAATCTCTGGAACAACGTCTGGATGTTCTTGCAGAAGCCCGAAGTAAGGAAGGCTATATGGCGGAGTGGAAAAAAGAGGGTAAGGATTATTTTCTGATCGAAAACCATTGCCCGATATGTGCTGCAGCAACCGAATGTCAGGGATTCTGCCGTGCTGAACTCTCCAATTTCCAGTCCCTTATCGGGAAAGACTATACGGTGGAAAGAATAGACCACATTATTTCCGGAGGACAGCGTTGTGTCTATAAAATTAGCCAATAA
- a CDS encoding NADPH-dependent FMN reductase, with the protein MKAIIFNGSLERRTESTSGLISRYLSERLSQSGVQADIFTLADSGIPLFDVTLSKTPLAVERMTQMFLGADLHFWLAPLYHGSIPGVMKNCLDWLEVTANTYEPYLTDKTVGLVCWADGLQALHGINTMDVIAKSLRAWPLPFSVPIVRSSLFDIDNPTQISSLYSGKFDQLISIATTKKIEKTTIKQS; encoded by the coding sequence ATGAAAGCAATTATATTTAACGGATCGTTGGAAAGAAGAACAGAATCTACCTCAGGACTTATTTCCAGATATTTATCAGAACGTCTTTCACAATCAGGAGTTCAGGCGGATATTTTTACCCTTGCAGATTCCGGAATTCCTTTATTTGATGTCACTCTTAGCAAAACGCCTTTGGCTGTGGAACGCATGACTCAAATGTTTTTGGGTGCTGATCTTCATTTCTGGTTGGCTCCCCTCTATCACGGCAGTATTCCGGGGGTAATGAAAAACTGCCTCGACTGGCTGGAAGTGACAGCTAATACCTATGAACCTTATCTTACAGACAAAACCGTAGGATTAGTTTGCTGGGCAGATGGTTTACAGGCATTACATGGAATTAATACGATGGATGTTATTGCCAAATCACTACGGGCATGGCCACTTCCTTTTAGTGTACCAATTGTAAGATCTTCCCTATTTGACATTGATAATCCTACACAAATTTCATCTCTTTATTCCGGTAAGTTTGATCAACTTATCAGTATAGCCACGACAAAGAAAATAGAAAAAACTACAATAAAGCAATCATAA